The Xanthobacter flavus genome includes a window with the following:
- a CDS encoding ABC transporter permease: MADISPPAALSRPVGVVLPAAGASRRRKARLSQRINMAVGVVSIPLFLMVWQLIAQARIVNPILFPAPTEVARAAMEWVTSGLFIEDVVASLKRVATGYLVGSVVGVGCGLLTGRSAFFSGLLGPLFQVLRPIPPIAFVSIVILWFGLSESGKVFLIVWGVFFTVWLSTHLGVQKVDQGLVRAAQMLGTPRRRLVGEVVLLSALPFIVVGLRTAVGISFYTLVAAELAGAFAGIFYRIQLAQQNMQTGLVFAGLAALGLISFIADRCFATLAQRLVWWR; the protein is encoded by the coding sequence ATGGCGGATATCTCTCCCCCGGCGGCACTCTCCCGACCAGTGGGCGTTGTGCTTCCGGCCGCGGGGGCGAGCCGGCGGCGCAAGGCCCGGCTGAGCCAGCGGATCAACATGGCGGTGGGGGTGGTGTCCATCCCGCTGTTCCTGATGGTGTGGCAACTGATCGCGCAGGCGCGGATCGTCAATCCCATCCTGTTTCCCGCGCCCACCGAAGTCGCGCGCGCCGCAATGGAATGGGTGACGAGCGGCCTGTTCATCGAGGACGTGGTGGCGAGCCTGAAGCGTGTGGCGACCGGCTACCTCGTCGGTTCCGTCGTCGGGGTCGGATGCGGTCTGCTGACTGGGCGCTCCGCTTTCTTCTCCGGGCTGCTCGGCCCGCTGTTTCAGGTGCTGCGGCCGATCCCGCCCATCGCCTTCGTCTCCATCGTCATCCTGTGGTTCGGGTTGTCGGAGAGCGGCAAGGTCTTCCTGATCGTCTGGGGTGTGTTCTTCACCGTGTGGCTTTCCACTCACCTCGGCGTTCAGAAGGTGGACCAGGGACTGGTGCGCGCCGCCCAGATGCTCGGCACGCCCCGCCGACGGCTTGTCGGCGAGGTGGTGCTTCTGAGCGCGCTCCCCTTCATCGTCGTCGGGCTCCGCACGGCGGTCGGGATTTCCTTCTACACGCTGGTGGCGGCAGAACTGGCGGGCGCCTTCGCGGGCATCTTCTATCGTATCCAGCTGGCCCAGCAGAACATGCAGACCGGGCTCGTCTTTGCCGGCCTCGCGGCGCTGGGCCTCATCTCCTTCATCGCCGATCGCTGCTTTGCGACGCTGGCGCAGCGCCTGGTGTGGTGGCGATGA
- a CDS encoding ABC transporter ATP-binding protein, producing MGEVEIDVRDVTIAFERDGGELVPAVDRVSFQVRRGEFICLLGPSGCGKSTLLNAVAGFETPYEGDVVVGGKTVTGPGPDRGVVFQQPRLFPWKSVRANVAHGPRMAGKSRAEARAIADELIEMVGLSRSADALPHTLSGGMQQRVAIARALANRPNILLMDEPFGALDAQTRTVMQESLLRLWAQLDTTILFVTHDIDEAVLLADRVLVMSAGPGRIVRDLAVQLPRPRTIETTLGAPFQALRRECLDLIRQQSQKAFEGTHDA from the coding sequence ATGGGCGAGGTCGAGATCGACGTCCGCGACGTCACCATCGCCTTCGAGCGGGACGGCGGCGAACTGGTGCCGGCTGTCGACCGCGTATCCTTTCAGGTGCGCCGGGGCGAGTTCATTTGTCTGCTGGGGCCATCCGGTTGCGGCAAGTCCACCCTGCTGAACGCGGTCGCGGGCTTCGAGACGCCCTATGAGGGGGACGTGGTGGTCGGCGGGAAAACCGTCACCGGCCCCGGCCCGGATCGGGGCGTCGTGTTCCAGCAGCCCCGTCTGTTTCCCTGGAAGTCGGTCCGCGCGAACGTGGCGCATGGCCCGCGCATGGCCGGAAAATCCCGCGCCGAGGCCCGCGCGATCGCCGACGAACTGATCGAGATGGTCGGCCTCTCGCGGTCTGCCGACGCGCTGCCGCATACCCTCTCGGGCGGCATGCAGCAGCGCGTCGCCATCGCCCGCGCGCTCGCCAACCGGCCGAACATCCTGCTGATGGACGAACCGTTCGGCGCGCTCGACGCCCAGACCCGGACGGTGATGCAGGAGAGCTTGCTGCGTCTGTGGGCGCAGCTGGACACCACCATCCTCTTCGTCACGCACGATATCGACGAGGCCGTTCTGCTGGCCGACCGCGTGCTCGTCATGTCGGCGGGACCGGGGCGCATCGTCCGCGATCTCGCGGTTCAGCTCCCGCGCCCGCGCACGATCGAGACGACGCTTGGCGCGCCGTTCCAGGCACTTCGCCGCGAGTGTCTCGATCTCATCCGACAGCAGAGCCAGAAGGCCTTCGAAGGGACCCACGATGCTTGA
- a CDS encoding amidase family protein, giving the protein MLDKVAPAAHPAGTGFTTARAALAAGADPVALALDAADRAQAAAEDGIFTALVPRADVERAAAAVTARAKAGEHLPLLGLTFSVKDNLHVAGMATTLNCPAVAMAPQESALAITRLEAAGAVLIGKNTLDQFATGLNGTRSPEPLCRNALDPAFIPGGSSSGSGVAVAAGIVSFSLGSDTGGSGRVPAACNGIVGLRPSLGLVSTRGAVYNSRLLDCIPIFATHVDDASEILGLIAGYDALDPWSRRDADAIGTAPAPAPSSRLAIPRQDQMRFFGDADAEAAFATNLDRLRGLGFTLEEIDFAPFEEAGRLVFQSALVAERLVEYDEIISTHRDAVHPAALAAIEPGRGYSAKQAFETLYRMRELQRAAEGALADFAAFVVPTVPTIYTIEEMLADPMARNSVMGTYTYFVAPMDLCAIAAPGAPARAGLPSSLSFIGLAGQDGVVAGLARQFQRQA; this is encoded by the coding sequence ATGCTTGATAAGGTTGCTCCCGCCGCGCACCCCGCAGGCACCGGCTTCACCACCGCCCGGGCCGCGCTCGCCGCCGGGGCCGATCCGGTGGCGCTGGCGCTGGACGCAGCCGATCGCGCACAGGCGGCGGCGGAAGACGGCATCTTCACCGCTCTGGTTCCCCGCGCGGACGTGGAACGCGCTGCGGCAGCGGTTACAGCGCGCGCCAAGGCCGGCGAGCACCTTCCCCTGCTCGGCCTCACGTTTTCGGTGAAGGACAATCTGCACGTCGCGGGCATGGCGACGACGCTCAATTGCCCGGCCGTCGCCATGGCGCCGCAGGAAAGCGCGCTCGCCATCACGCGCCTCGAGGCGGCGGGCGCCGTGCTCATCGGCAAGAACACGCTGGATCAGTTTGCGACGGGCCTGAACGGCACGCGCAGCCCGGAGCCTTTGTGCCGCAACGCGCTCGACCCCGCCTTCATCCCCGGCGGCTCCAGCTCCGGCTCCGGCGTCGCCGTGGCGGCTGGTATCGTCTCCTTCTCGCTGGGAAGCGACACGGGCGGATCGGGACGGGTTCCGGCCGCCTGCAATGGCATCGTGGGGCTGCGGCCATCCCTCGGGCTCGTGAGTACGCGCGGCGCCGTCTACAACAGCCGCCTGCTCGACTGCATCCCCATCTTTGCGACCCATGTGGATGACGCGAGCGAGATCCTGGGCCTGATCGCCGGCTATGACGCGCTCGATCCCTGGAGCCGCCGCGATGCGGATGCCATCGGAACCGCGCCGGCACCGGCGCCGTCATCCCGCCTCGCCATTCCGCGCCAGGATCAGATGCGCTTCTTCGGCGATGCTGATGCCGAGGCCGCCTTCGCCACCAATCTCGATCGTCTGCGCGGGCTCGGCTTCACGCTGGAGGAGATCGATTTCGCGCCGTTCGAGGAGGCGGGAAGGCTGGTGTTCCAGTCCGCGCTGGTGGCCGAGCGCCTCGTCGAGTACGACGAGATCATCTCCACCCATCGCGACGCCGTCCACCCGGCAGCGCTCGCCGCCATCGAGCCGGGGCGCGGCTATTCCGCCAAACAGGCGTTCGAGACGCTGTACCGGATGCGAGAACTACAGCGCGCGGCCGAAGGCGCGCTCGCCGACTTCGCCGCCTTCGTGGTGCCCACCGTGCCAACCATCTACACCATCGAGGAGATGCTGGCGGACCCCATGGCCCGGAATTCGGTGATGGGCACCTACACCTATTTCGTGGCTCCCATGGACCTATGCGCCATCGCTGCGCCGGGCGCTCCCGCCCGCGCGGGCCTGCCCTCGTCGCTCAGCTTCATCGGGCTCGCCGGGCAGGATGGCGTGGTGGCCGGTCTCGCGCGGCAGTTCCAGCGGCAGGCGTGA
- a CDS encoding ABC transporter ATP-binding protein — MSGIRVATAMAPPPPQPTHLAPAPGRGRLQLKDLSIAYGEGAARRTVVERFDLDVEPGEFVCVLGPSGCGKSTVLNAVAGFVPAARGLLEVDGETIRGPGADRGMVFQQATLFPWKSVLDNVAFGPLMSTGSTSTAEQTARTFLSLVGLAAFEKHYPSELSGGMQQRVGIARALANYPRVLLMDEPFGALDAQTRAMMQEALLNIWAEFRTTVLFITHDIEEAIFLGDRVVVMSANPGRIVADIRVDIPRPRAPEVQFSEAFVAIKRECFAHIRSETLRAFAHQQNAAVPAA; from the coding sequence ATGAGCGGCATTCGGGTGGCCACCGCGATGGCCCCGCCCCCTCCCCAGCCCACGCACCTCGCCCCTGCACCGGGGCGAGGCCGGTTGCAGCTGAAGGACCTCTCCATCGCCTACGGCGAGGGCGCAGCGCGGCGCACCGTGGTCGAGCGCTTCGACCTCGACGTGGAGCCGGGTGAGTTCGTCTGCGTGCTCGGCCCGTCCGGCTGCGGCAAGTCCACGGTGCTCAATGCGGTGGCGGGCTTCGTGCCCGCCGCGCGCGGGCTTCTGGAAGTGGATGGCGAAACCATCCGCGGCCCCGGCGCGGACCGGGGCATGGTGTTCCAGCAGGCGACTTTGTTTCCCTGGAAGAGCGTGCTGGACAACGTGGCCTTCGGCCCGCTCATGTCCACCGGGAGCACCTCGACGGCGGAGCAGACGGCGCGGACCTTCCTCTCGCTCGTCGGTCTTGCGGCGTTCGAGAAGCACTATCCGTCAGAGCTGTCGGGCGGCATGCAGCAGCGCGTGGGCATCGCCCGCGCGCTCGCCAACTACCCGCGCGTGCTGCTCATGGACGAGCCGTTCGGCGCCCTCGACGCGCAGACGCGGGCGATGATGCAGGAAGCGCTCCTGAACATCTGGGCGGAGTTCCGCACCACGGTTTTGTTCATCACCCACGACATCGAGGAAGCCATCTTCCTCGGCGACCGCGTGGTTGTGATGAGCGCCAATCCGGGACGCATCGTCGCCGACATCCGCGTGGACATTCCCCGCCCGCGCGCGCCCGAAGTGCAGTTCTCGGAGGCGTTCGTCGCCATCAAGCGGGAATGCTTCGCCCATATCCGGTCTGAAACGCTGAGGGCCTTCGCCCACCAGCAGAACGCCGCCGTACCGGCGGCGTAA
- a CDS encoding taurine ABC transporter substrate-binding protein, with amino-acid sequence MNTLRRTASLLLAAAFSLGLSAGARAQQKPEGITIGYLNLVNAQLVTKALGLHEKSGVPIKWVKFGSGGDMNRAVAANQVDFGGVGNPPFTLGATRALPYKGIFVLNMLGPVESLAVRSDKNIKSLKDLAGKTAAAPFGSTTHYLFIAALKEAGVNPTDVKLIDLSPSDAVAAWLRKDIDAAWIWEPNLDKIVKNGGEIFLTSGEMAKRGYPTWDVGVVMNDFAAKYPAQVVAYVKAECEGIDYWLKHPKETVDIIAKELSLPPDDAARMMQGTTIVPCPEQLTKDYLGTPGQIGQFADTALATATFLKDQGRLPTVLDRAGYAAFIDPSYLAKALGK; translated from the coding sequence ATGAACACGCTTCGACGCACGGCTTCCCTTCTACTCGCCGCCGCCTTCTCCCTCGGCCTTTCTGCCGGCGCACGGGCGCAGCAGAAGCCGGAGGGGATCACCATCGGCTATCTTAACCTCGTCAATGCCCAGCTCGTCACCAAGGCGCTGGGCCTGCACGAGAAGTCCGGCGTGCCGATCAAGTGGGTCAAGTTCGGCTCGGGCGGCGACATGAACCGCGCGGTCGCGGCGAACCAGGTGGATTTCGGGGGCGTCGGCAACCCGCCCTTCACCCTCGGCGCCACCCGCGCTTTGCCCTACAAGGGCATCTTCGTGCTCAACATGCTCGGCCCGGTGGAATCCCTCGCCGTGCGCTCGGACAAGAACATCAAGTCCCTGAAGGACCTCGCCGGCAAGACGGCGGCCGCCCCCTTCGGCTCCACCACCCATTATCTGTTCATCGCCGCGCTCAAGGAGGCGGGGGTGAACCCCACCGACGTGAAGCTCATCGACCTTTCGCCCTCCGATGCCGTCGCCGCCTGGCTGCGCAAGGACATCGACGCGGCCTGGATCTGGGAGCCCAACCTCGACAAGATCGTGAAGAACGGCGGCGAAATCTTCCTTACCAGCGGCGAGATGGCGAAGCGCGGCTATCCCACCTGGGACGTGGGTGTCGTGATGAACGACTTCGCCGCCAAGTATCCCGCGCAGGTGGTCGCCTATGTGAAAGCGGAATGCGAGGGAATCGACTACTGGCTGAAGCATCCGAAGGAGACGGTGGACATCATCGCCAAGGAACTGTCCCTGCCGCCCGATGACGCCGCGCGCATGATGCAGGGTACCACCATCGTGCCCTGCCCCGAGCAGTTGACGAAGGACTATCTCGGCACGCCCGGCCAGATCGGCCAGTTCGCCGATACGGCCCTCGCGACAGCCACCTTCCTGAAGGACCAGGGACGGCTTCCCACCGTCCTGGACCGGGCCGGCTACGCGGCCTTCATCGATCCGTCCTACCTCGCGAAGGCGCTCGGCAAATGA
- a CDS encoding ABC transporter permease yields MSAVETAPEHASSPVRPRLLPARLRAALPRTRLLTALTAATLFALWWLAAHYAWVNPLFLPSPRTVWDAFVRTATVGYQGSLLHEHLIASLYRVLAGYSLACLVGIPLGIVMGLSRDVKAVFDPVIEFYRPLPPLALYTLIVMWLGIGDASKIAILFLAALPPLTISSMQAAASVDPRYVKAAKSLGANSRQLFRHVFLPACLPGICTGMRISLGFTYTVLVAAEIVAATAGLGWMIWDASKFLLGDIVIMGLFVLAFTGMALDFLIRLTERALTPWRFR; encoded by the coding sequence ATGAGCGCCGTGGAGACCGCTCCCGAGCACGCTTCAAGCCCGGTCCGGCCAAGGCTGCTGCCGGCCCGGCTGCGGGCCGCCCTGCCCCGCACGCGGCTCCTCACGGCGCTGACCGCCGCCACGCTCTTCGCGCTGTGGTGGCTCGCGGCCCATTATGCGTGGGTGAACCCGCTGTTCCTCCCTTCGCCCAGGACGGTGTGGGACGCCTTCGTGCGCACCGCCACCGTGGGCTACCAGGGCAGCCTCCTGCACGAGCACCTCATCGCCAGCCTGTACCGGGTGCTGGCGGGCTACAGCCTCGCGTGCCTCGTGGGCATCCCGCTCGGGATCGTCATGGGCCTCAGCCGCGACGTGAAGGCGGTGTTCGATCCGGTGATCGAATTCTACCGGCCCCTGCCGCCGCTGGCGCTCTACACCCTGATCGTCATGTGGCTCGGCATCGGCGATGCGTCCAAAATCGCCATCCTTTTCCTCGCCGCTCTGCCACCGCTGACCATCAGTTCCATGCAGGCGGCGGCGAGTGTCGATCCGCGCTACGTGAAGGCGGCCAAAAGCCTCGGCGCCAATTCGCGCCAGCTGTTCCGGCACGTCTTCCTGCCCGCCTGCCTGCCCGGCATCTGCACCGGCATGCGCATCTCGCTCGGCTTCACCTACACGGTGCTGGTGGCTGCCGAGATCGTCGCCGCGACCGCCGGCCTCGGCTGGATGATCTGGGACGCGAGCAAGTTCCTGCTCGGCGACATCGTGATCATGGGCCTGTTCGTCCTCGCCTTCACCGGCATGGCGCTGGATTTCCTCATCCGCCTCACCGAGCGCGCCCTCACCCCCTGGCGCTTCCGCTGA
- a CDS encoding M20 family metallopeptidase, with the protein MTVARSAQPAVASHRDAVLSFITEQAWLDLACELIPAGQPEAENPLDPDLPGGKEEGIALLLADKLAALGFTVDLKARTPHRLNVIGALAGGGEGPSLILNDHLDTYPAGDWAAWTMTGGHPFRPTRHGDLLYARGTSDTRGNLACTLLAVEAIRAAGVRLKGTLKCVYTADEEKNGPDGSIFLLDECGLEADYTIVCEPTAWTAPDGGWGMGIAIANCGNFLVEVETSGIKTHLWRPDTGINAITKMMELLPQLEQMSFAHTPAPHAGGTPPMVTVLRIAGGVPREMQFTPDSCKAVLGVVGILPGMTRESVMADINAVITGALAADPTLKAEARPFPGALFVDGTGEQEADAEPVRTLRKAYGEVLSGEPKLYRKNAFNDTIRFSERGFKAITFGPGEDGWAPVNESIHIGKAVAATRILALTVMDLLGVEE; encoded by the coding sequence ATGACCGTCGCACGATCCGCCCAGCCCGCCGTAGCCTCCCACCGCGACGCGGTTTTGTCGTTCATCACCGAACAGGCGTGGCTCGATCTCGCTTGCGAATTGATCCCGGCCGGCCAGCCGGAGGCGGAGAATCCGCTGGACCCGGACTTGCCAGGCGGGAAGGAAGAGGGCATCGCACTTCTACTTGCCGACAAGCTGGCCGCGCTCGGTTTCACGGTGGACCTGAAGGCCCGCACGCCCCACCGGCTTAATGTCATCGGCGCGCTTGCGGGGGGTGGGGAGGGACCGTCCCTCATCCTCAACGATCACCTCGACACCTACCCTGCCGGCGATTGGGCGGCCTGGACCATGACCGGCGGCCATCCCTTCCGGCCGACGCGCCACGGCGATCTGCTCTATGCGCGCGGCACGTCGGACACCCGGGGCAATCTCGCCTGCACACTGCTCGCGGTGGAGGCAATCCGGGCGGCTGGCGTGCGCCTCAAGGGCACGCTGAAGTGCGTCTATACGGCAGACGAGGAGAAGAACGGGCCGGACGGCTCCATCTTCCTGCTCGACGAATGCGGGCTTGAAGCCGACTACACCATCGTCTGCGAGCCCACGGCCTGGACCGCGCCCGATGGCGGCTGGGGCATGGGCATCGCCATCGCCAATTGCGGCAACTTCCTCGTGGAGGTGGAGACCTCCGGCATCAAGACCCATCTCTGGCGCCCCGATACCGGCATCAATGCCATCACCAAGATGATGGAGCTGCTGCCGCAGCTCGAACAGATGAGCTTCGCCCATACCCCTGCCCCGCACGCGGGTGGCACGCCGCCTATGGTCACGGTGCTCCGCATCGCCGGGGGCGTGCCGCGCGAAATGCAGTTCACGCCCGACAGCTGCAAGGCGGTGCTGGGCGTGGTGGGCATCCTGCCCGGTATGACGCGCGAGAGCGTGATGGCGGACATCAATGCCGTGATCACGGGCGCGCTCGCTGCCGACCCGACCCTGAAGGCCGAGGCCCGTCCCTTCCCCGGTGCCCTTTTCGTGGATGGCACGGGCGAGCAGGAGGCGGACGCCGAACCCGTGCGCACTCTGCGGAAGGCCTATGGCGAGGTGCTTTCGGGCGAGCCGAAGCTCTATCGCAAGAACGCCTTCAACGACACCATCCGCTTCTCCGAGCGCGGCTTCAAGGCCATCACCTTCGGCCCAGGTGAAGACGGCTGGGCGCCGGTGAACGAGAGCATCCACATCGGCAAGGCGGTGGCGGCAACGCGCATCCTCGCGCTCACCGTCATGGATCTGCTGGGAGTGGAGGAATGA
- a CDS encoding Crp/Fnr family transcriptional regulator, which yields MASDGGQEPGLGAPILLAEWEMPLLREASLIERLSEEDQALVRMHGHEMRLASGEPLFRQGERHDGIVVIEEGQIRSFYVAPSGREITLAYWARGHFVGGPDVFGGGTHMWAATAVRPSRLVFLPGAGLRQLARQVPDLAIGIIDALVFKARCYSAFAQMLGTRSVAQRLVQLLQHLAQTYGVKDERGILIAAAFTHADLAALIGATRQWVTVQMGRMQQDGILTNRRGLMVILKPEALASELERADPR from the coding sequence ATGGCATCAGATGGCGGACAGGAGCCCGGCCTCGGCGCGCCCATCCTTCTGGCGGAATGGGAGATGCCCCTTCTGCGCGAGGCAAGCCTCATCGAGCGGCTGTCGGAAGAGGACCAGGCGCTGGTGCGGATGCACGGCCACGAGATGCGCCTTGCATCCGGCGAGCCGCTTTTCCGGCAGGGCGAGCGCCACGACGGGATCGTGGTGATCGAGGAGGGCCAGATCCGCAGCTTTTACGTGGCGCCCTCGGGCCGGGAGATCACGCTCGCTTATTGGGCCAGAGGCCATTTCGTGGGCGGACCGGACGTGTTCGGCGGCGGCACGCACATGTGGGCGGCGACGGCGGTCCGGCCGAGCCGGCTGGTCTTCCTGCCCGGCGCGGGCCTGCGCCAGCTGGCGCGGCAAGTGCCGGACCTCGCCATCGGCATCATCGATGCGCTGGTGTTCAAGGCACGCTGCTACTCCGCCTTCGCGCAGATGCTCGGCACGCGCTCGGTTGCGCAGCGGCTCGTGCAGCTGCTGCAGCACCTCGCCCAGACCTATGGCGTGAAGGATGAGCGCGGCATCCTCATCGCCGCCGCCTTCACCCATGCGGACCTCGCCGCCCTCATCGGCGCCACGCGGCAATGGGTGACGGTGCAAATGGGCCGGATGCAGCAGGACGGCATCCTCACCAACCGGCGCGGCCTGATGGTCATATTGAAGCCGGAGGCCCTCGCCTCCGAGCTGGAGCGGGCCGACCCGCGCTGA
- a CDS encoding LysR family transcriptional regulator, with product MRDLAPTALLSRLRFKQLRLVDVLGRTGNLRRTAAELNMTQPAATKILQDLEDTLGVKLFERTPRAMIATEIGTHVVDYARRALTDGERFAGALANLKRGGYGALALGAIMATASDLLPRAIAELKRQRPLMTIQVLATTSDQLIGALGRGELDLVIGRLPTSEDRAKFDFEPLSMEELWAFAAASHPLAGRTHLDLADMGDLPWVLQPAPSPMRRLIDTAFAAAGLRTLDNLVETSSIFATLNLVRHAGMVSMLPSTIVAQEVAGGGFVRLPLEVKGELEPYGIVTRKGVVMTPNAAEFLSILKSLIASKDQEGMSPSGTDGRTRPGANTLSTKRKPVRK from the coding sequence ATGCGGGACCTCGCACCGACGGCGCTCCTCTCGCGCCTGCGCTTCAAGCAGCTTCGGCTCGTGGACGTTCTCGGACGCACGGGAAATCTCCGCCGCACGGCGGCGGAGCTGAACATGACGCAGCCGGCTGCGACGAAAATCCTGCAGGATCTGGAGGACACGCTGGGGGTGAAGCTGTTCGAGCGCACGCCGCGTGCCATGATCGCCACCGAGATCGGCACCCATGTGGTGGACTATGCGCGCCGCGCGCTGACCGATGGCGAACGTTTCGCCGGAGCCCTCGCCAATCTCAAGCGCGGCGGCTATGGCGCGCTGGCGCTCGGGGCCATCATGGCGACCGCGTCCGACCTCCTGCCCCGCGCCATCGCCGAGCTGAAGCGCCAGCGTCCGCTCATGACCATCCAGGTGCTCGCCACCACCTCCGACCAGCTCATCGGCGCGCTCGGGCGGGGCGAGCTGGATCTCGTCATCGGCCGCCTGCCCACCAGCGAGGACCGGGCGAAGTTCGATTTCGAGCCCCTCTCCATGGAGGAGCTGTGGGCGTTCGCGGCGGCTTCGCATCCGCTGGCCGGGCGGACCCATCTCGACCTCGCCGACATGGGCGATCTGCCCTGGGTGCTCCAGCCGGCCCCGAGCCCCATGCGTCGTCTCATCGATACCGCATTCGCCGCGGCAGGGCTCAGGACGCTCGACAATCTGGTGGAGACCTCCTCCATCTTCGCCACGCTCAATCTGGTGCGGCACGCGGGCATGGTGTCCATGCTGCCGAGTACCATTGTCGCGCAGGAAGTGGCCGGCGGCGGCTTCGTCCGCCTGCCACTGGAGGTGAAGGGAGAGCTGGAGCCCTATGGCATCGTCACGCGGAAAGGCGTCGTGATGACGCCCAACGCGGCCGAATTCCTGTCCATCCTCAAGTCGCTCATCGCCAGCAAGGATCAGGAGGGCATGAGCCCGAGCGGTACAGATGGAAGGACTCGGCCTGGGGCCAACACCCTTTCCACCAAGCGTAAACCGGTCCGGAAATGA
- a CDS encoding fumarylacetoacetate hydrolase family protein has protein sequence MKLVRHGAAGQERPGLIDAEGRLRDLTGSVPDIAGTALLPDSLDRLKAIDPATLPLVEGNPRIGACVGSVGKLVCVGLNYSDHAAESGLPVPSEPVLFMKATSSIVGPNDDVEIPRGSKKTDWEVELGIVIGKPAKYVSEEDALSHVAGYCVINDVSEREFQIERGGQWDKGKGCDTFGPMGPWLVTADEVADPQDLHMWLEVDGKRFQDGSTRTMIFGVAHLVSYISQFMSLQPGDVISTGTPPGVGLGQKPPLYLTPGQTMRLGIQGLGEQRQTTVQG, from the coding sequence ATGAAGCTCGTTCGCCATGGCGCGGCGGGGCAGGAACGCCCTGGCCTCATCGACGCGGAAGGCCGCCTGCGCGACCTCACCGGCTCCGTCCCCGACATCGCCGGAACCGCCCTGCTTCCTGACAGCCTCGATCGCCTGAAGGCCATCGACCCGGCGACCCTGCCGCTGGTGGAGGGCAATCCCCGCATCGGCGCCTGTGTCGGCTCCGTGGGCAAGCTGGTCTGCGTCGGCCTCAACTATTCCGACCATGCGGCCGAGAGCGGTCTGCCCGTGCCATCCGAGCCGGTGCTGTTCATGAAGGCTACCAGCTCCATCGTCGGACCCAATGACGATGTGGAAATCCCCCGCGGCTCGAAGAAGACCGACTGGGAGGTGGAATTGGGCATCGTCATCGGCAAGCCGGCCAAATACGTGAGCGAAGAGGACGCCCTCTCCCACGTCGCCGGCTATTGCGTCATCAACGATGTGTCGGAGCGCGAATTCCAGATCGAGCGCGGCGGCCAGTGGGACAAGGGCAAGGGCTGCGACACCTTCGGACCCATGGGTCCTTGGCTCGTCACCGCCGACGAGGTGGCCGACCCGCAGGACCTCCACATGTGGCTGGAGGTGGATGGCAAGCGCTTCCAGGACGGCTCCACCCGCACCATGATCTTCGGCGTCGCGCACCTCGTGAGCTACATCAGCCAGTTCATGAGCCTCCAGCCGGGCGACGTGATCTCCACCGGCACCCCTCCCGGCGTCGGCCTCGGGCAGAAGCCCCCGCTCTATCTCACGCCGGGCCAGACCATGCGCCTCGGCATCCAGGGCCTCGGCGAGCAGCGCCAGACCACCGTGCAGGGCTGA
- a CDS encoding SDR family NAD(P)-dependent oxidoreductase, whose protein sequence is MTNIDLKGRVAIITGGARGIGYATAQRMLASGAEVSLWDIDAARLAEAAAELGKLGKVSTETVELTDEASVTAAAASVAAKHGKIDILVNNAGITGGNGKTWELATDVWRRVIDVNLVGPFLTSKAVVPHLLANGWGRIVNVASIAGKEGNPNASHYSASKAGLIGLTKSLGKELAQSNVLVNCITPAAARTEIFNQMSQEHIDFMLSKIPMGRFLEVDEAASLIAWLSSEDCAFSTGAVFDISGGRAVY, encoded by the coding sequence ATGACCAACATTGATCTCAAGGGCCGCGTGGCCATCATCACCGGCGGCGCGCGCGGTATCGGATATGCCACCGCGCAGCGCATGCTCGCCTCCGGCGCCGAGGTTTCGCTCTGGGACATCGACGCCGCCCGCCTCGCGGAGGCTGCGGCTGAACTCGGCAAACTCGGGAAGGTCTCCACCGAGACTGTGGAACTGACCGACGAAGCCTCCGTCACCGCCGCCGCCGCCAGCGTCGCGGCGAAGCACGGCAAGATCGACATCCTTGTCAACAATGCCGGCATCACCGGCGGCAACGGCAAGACGTGGGAACTCGCCACCGACGTGTGGCGGCGGGTGATCGACGTGAACCTCGTCGGCCCCTTCCTCACCTCCAAGGCGGTGGTGCCGCATCTCCTCGCCAACGGCTGGGGCCGCATCGTCAACGTCGCCTCCATCGCCGGCAAGGAAGGCAATCCCAACGCCTCGCACTATTCCGCGTCGAAGGCCGGCCTCATCGGCCTCACCAAGTCGCTGGGCAAGGAACTGGCGCAGTCCAACGTACTGGTGAACTGCATCACGCCCGCCGCCGCGCGCACCGAGATCTTCAACCAGATGAGCCAAGAGCACATCGACTTCATGCTGTCGAAGATCCCCATGGGCCGCTTCCTGGAAGTGGACGAGGCGGCGTCCCTCATCGCCTGGCTGTCGTCCGAGGACTGCGCCTTCTCCACCGGCGCGGTGTTCGACATCTCCGGCGGCCGCGCGGTGTATTGA